A genome region from Streptomyces pratensis includes the following:
- a CDS encoding ABC transporter ATP-binding protein, whose translation MAGPGGRMMATGPVERSMDFKGSGKRLLRRFSEEKSTLSLMLGAGTLSVALSVAGPKILGAATDLIFAGVVGRQMPDGTTKEQAVDGLREQGDGGLADMLTGVDFVPGEGIDFGAVGQVLLAALVVYVGAGLLMLVSTRLSIRVINRVVFQLREDLQTKLARLPLSYFDRQQRGEVLSRATNDIDNISQTLQQTMGQLINSALTIVGVLVMMFWISPLLALVALVTIPLSVFVATRVGKRSQPHFVAQWKVTGRLNAHIEEMYTGHALVKVFGRQDESARDFAEQNDALYEAGFKAQFNSGVMQPLMMFVSNLNYVLVAVVGGLRVASGALSIGDVQAFIQYSRQFSMPLTQVASMANLVQSGIASAERVFGLLDAEEQAPDPEPAERPEELRGSVSLENVSFRYDPEKPLIEDLSLSVEPGHTVAIVGPTGAGKTTLVNLLMRFYEVTGGRITLDGVDAARMSRDELRSGIGMVLQETWLFGGTIAENIAYGASREVTREEIEEAARAAHADRFVRTLPDGYDTVIDDEGSGVSAGEKQLITIARAFLSDPVILVLDEATSSVDTRTEVLIQKAMARLAHGRTSFVIAHRLSTIRDADVILVMENGSIVEQGTHEGLLAAEGAYARLYAAQFAQAPAEVD comes from the coding sequence ATGGCAGGACCGGGCGGACGGATGATGGCCACGGGGCCTGTCGAGCGGTCCATGGACTTCAAGGGGTCGGGGAAGCGGCTGCTGAGGAGGTTCAGCGAGGAGAAGTCCACGCTGTCCCTGATGCTGGGCGCGGGAACGCTGAGCGTGGCGCTCTCCGTTGCGGGGCCCAAGATCCTCGGCGCTGCGACGGACCTGATCTTCGCCGGTGTCGTCGGACGGCAGATGCCGGACGGCACGACGAAGGAGCAGGCCGTCGACGGCCTGCGCGAGCAGGGCGACGGCGGGCTCGCCGACATGCTGACCGGGGTGGACTTCGTCCCCGGCGAGGGCATCGACTTCGGTGCGGTGGGCCAGGTCCTGCTGGCGGCGCTGGTGGTCTACGTCGGCGCCGGGCTGCTCATGCTGGTGTCGACCCGGCTGTCGATCCGGGTGATCAACCGGGTCGTCTTCCAGCTGCGTGAGGACCTGCAGACCAAGCTGGCACGGCTCCCGCTGTCCTATTTCGACCGGCAGCAGCGCGGCGAGGTGCTGAGCCGGGCGACGAACGACATCGACAACATCTCGCAGACGTTGCAGCAGACGATGGGCCAGCTCATCAACTCAGCTCTGACCATCGTCGGCGTGCTGGTCATGATGTTCTGGATCTCGCCACTGCTCGCTCTGGTCGCACTGGTGACGATCCCGCTGTCGGTGTTCGTCGCGACGAGGGTCGGCAAGCGGTCCCAGCCGCACTTCGTGGCGCAGTGGAAGGTGACGGGCAGGCTCAACGCCCACATCGAGGAGATGTACACCGGCCACGCGCTGGTGAAGGTCTTCGGGCGGCAGGACGAGTCCGCGAGGGACTTCGCCGAGCAGAACGACGCACTGTACGAGGCCGGCTTCAAGGCCCAGTTCAACAGCGGGGTCATGCAGCCGCTGATGATGTTCGTGTCGAATCTGAACTACGTGCTGGTCGCGGTCGTCGGCGGGCTGCGCGTGGCGTCCGGCGCGCTGTCTATCGGCGATGTGCAGGCCTTCATCCAGTACTCGCGGCAGTTCTCGATGCCGCTGACGCAGGTCGCCTCGATGGCGAACCTGGTGCAGTCGGGCATCGCGTCCGCCGAGCGGGTCTTCGGCCTGCTGGACGCCGAGGAGCAGGCACCCGACCCCGAACCCGCCGAGCGGCCGGAGGAGCTGCGCGGCAGCGTCTCGCTGGAGAACGTGTCCTTCCGGTACGACCCGGAGAAGCCGCTCATCGAGGACCTCTCGCTGAGCGTGGAGCCCGGCCACACCGTCGCGATCGTCGGGCCGACCGGTGCCGGCAAGACGACGCTGGTCAACTTGCTGATGCGGTTCTACGAGGTGACCGGCGGCAGGATCACCCTCGACGGGGTGGACGCGGCGAGGATGTCGCGTGACGAACTCCGTTCGGGCATAGGCATGGTGCTCCAGGAGACCTGGCTGTTCGGCGGCACGATCGCGGAGAACATCGCCTACGGAGCCTCACGCGAGGTCACCCGGGAGGAGATCGAGGAAGCGGCGCGGGCGGCCCACGCGGACCGCTTCGTCCGTACGCTGCCCGACGGGTACGACACGGTGATCGACGACGAGGGGTCCGGGGTCAGCGCGGGCGAGAAGCAGCTGATCACCATCGCTCGGGCGTTCCTGTCCGACCCGGTGATCCTGGTGCTGGACGAGGCGACCAGCTCCGTGGACACCCGTACCGAGGTGCTGATCCAGAAGGCGATGGCGCGGCTGGCCCACGGCCGTACGAGTTTCGTGATCGCGCACAGGCTCTCCACGATCCGGGACGCGGATGTGATCCTGGTGATGGAGAACGGCTCGATCGTCGAACAGGGCACCCACGAAGGCCTTCTGGCGGCCGAGGGAGCCTACGCCCGGCTGTACGCGGCGCAGTTCGCACAGGCGCCGGCCGAGGTCGACTGA
- a CDS encoding RNA polymerase sigma factor — MQTRTVPTTTEHVPAIPAQNRVTRHPEAAETPEPVLEEPVEPPELPEPRTRPETGGPTSDLFRQYLREIGRIPLLSAAEEVDLARRVEAGLFAEERLARTPDPDSRLAVDLDRLVVMGRMAKRRLIEANLRLVVSVAKRYVGRGLTMLDLVQEGNLGLIRAVEKFDYARGYKFSTYATWWIRQAMSRALADQARTIRVPVHVVELINRVVRVQRRMLQERGYEPTPEEVAAQLDLTPERVGEVLRLAQEPVSLHAPVGEEDDVAFGDLIEDGDAASPVESAAFLLLREHLEAVLSTLGERERKVVQLRYGLDDGRPRTLEEIGRIFGVTRERIRQIESKTLDKLRDHAFADQLRGYLD; from the coding sequence GTGCAGACCCGGACCGTGCCCACCACGACCGAGCATGTCCCGGCGATTCCCGCGCAGAACCGGGTCACACGTCACCCGGAGGCGGCTGAAACGCCCGAACCGGTGCTGGAGGAACCGGTGGAGCCGCCGGAGCTCCCGGAGCCGAGGACCCGTCCCGAAACGGGCGGCCCGACCTCCGACCTGTTCCGCCAGTACTTACGTGAGATCGGACGGATACCGCTGCTCAGCGCCGCCGAGGAGGTGGACCTCGCCCGCCGGGTCGAAGCGGGGCTCTTCGCCGAGGAACGGCTCGCCCGCACGCCCGACCCCGACTCACGGCTCGCCGTCGACCTGGACCGGCTCGTGGTCATGGGACGGATGGCGAAACGCCGGCTCATAGAGGCCAACCTCCGCCTCGTGGTCTCCGTGGCCAAGCGCTACGTGGGCCGGGGGCTGACCATGCTCGACCTGGTCCAGGAGGGAAACCTCGGACTGATCAGAGCGGTCGAGAAGTTCGACTACGCGCGGGGCTACAAGTTCTCCACGTACGCGACCTGGTGGATCCGCCAGGCGATGTCCCGCGCACTGGCCGACCAGGCCAGGACCATAAGGGTCCCCGTGCACGTCGTCGAGCTGATCAACCGCGTCGTACGCGTCCAGCGCCGCATGCTCCAGGAGCGCGGCTACGAGCCGACCCCCGAAGAGGTCGCCGCCCAGCTGGACCTGACGCCTGAACGCGTCGGCGAGGTCCTGCGCCTCGCCCAGGAGCCCGTGTCCCTGCACGCCCCGGTCGGCGAGGAGGACGACGTGGCGTTCGGCGACCTGATCGAGGACGGCGACGCCGCCTCACCCGTGGAGTCCGCCGCATTCCTCCTGCTCCGCGAACACCTGGAAGCGGTGCTCTCCACGCTGGGGGAGCGGGAGAGGAAGGTCGTCCAGCTGCGCTACGGGCTGGACGACGGGCGTCCCCGCACACTGGAGGAGATCGGCAGGATCTTCGGTGTGACACGCGAACGGATCCGCCAGATCGAGTCCAAGACCCTCGACAAACTGCGGGACCACGCCTTCGCCGACCAGCTCCGCGGCTATCTGGACTGA
- the dnaG gene encoding DNA primase, whose amino-acid sequence MAGRINDDDVKAVRDAVPIDAVVSEYLQLRNAGGGNLKGLCPFHDEKSPSFQVSPGKGLFHCFGCQEGGDTIAFVMKIDHLTFSETVERLAAKAGITLRYEEGGYNPSHQRGERIRLVEAHKIAADFYREQLNGPEAEIGRKFLAERGFDQDAAAHFGVGYSPAGWDHLTRYLRGKGFSDKELISSGISQDGRRGPIDRFRGRLMWPISDTSGEIVGFGARKLRDDDNGPKYLNTPETSIYKKSQVLYGIDLAKKDIAKASRAVVVEGYTDVMACHLAGVTTAIATCGTAFGNDHIKILRRLLMDNGSARVIFTFDGDAAGQKAALRAFEDDQKFAAETYIAIAPDNMDPCDLRLAKGDDAVRDLVEPRTPLFEFALRQIVARYDLETPAGRAAALDEAAAVVAKIKTSSVQREVAVQLAGFVGILDQEFVVHRVNQLAQWARGRGERGPAPGKSSRGGAPQHQIQAPTAPSGPALNLRSPAHRTERELLKLALQKPALVSPAFDAYGIDEFTAPPYAAVRQCIAEAGGAEMGVAETREYLVQVLDATPDDTVRKLVTELAVEVFHGKSIDETYAGEHLVKVRLRAVDRRIDDVQGSLARLGSNVAPDHLAAAQNEVWVLQQYAQSLRSHGAAAL is encoded by the coding sequence GTGGCAGGCAGGATCAATGACGACGACGTGAAGGCGGTCCGGGACGCGGTCCCGATCGACGCCGTCGTGTCCGAGTACCTTCAGCTGCGCAACGCGGGCGGCGGAAACCTCAAGGGTCTCTGCCCCTTCCACGACGAGAAGTCCCCCTCCTTCCAGGTGAGCCCGGGCAAGGGCCTCTTCCACTGCTTCGGCTGCCAGGAGGGCGGCGACACGATCGCCTTCGTGATGAAGATCGATCACCTCACCTTCTCCGAGACGGTCGAGCGCCTCGCCGCCAAGGCGGGCATCACCCTGCGCTACGAGGAGGGTGGCTACAACCCCTCCCACCAGCGCGGTGAGCGCATCCGGCTGGTCGAGGCACACAAGATCGCCGCCGACTTCTACCGCGAGCAGCTGAACGGCCCGGAAGCGGAGATCGGCCGGAAGTTCCTCGCCGAGCGCGGGTTCGACCAGGACGCGGCCGCCCATTTCGGCGTCGGCTACAGCCCCGCCGGCTGGGACCACCTCACCCGCTACCTGCGCGGCAAGGGCTTCAGCGACAAGGAACTGATCAGCTCCGGCATCTCCCAGGACGGCCGCCGCGGCCCCATCGACCGCTTCCGCGGCCGGCTGATGTGGCCGATCAGCGACACCTCGGGCGAGATCGTCGGCTTCGGCGCCCGCAAACTCCGCGACGACGACAACGGCCCGAAGTACCTCAACACCCCCGAGACGTCGATCTACAAGAAGTCCCAGGTGCTGTACGGCATCGACCTGGCCAAGAAGGACATCGCCAAGGCGAGCCGGGCCGTCGTCGTCGAGGGCTACACCGACGTCATGGCCTGTCACCTCGCGGGGGTCACCACGGCCATCGCCACCTGCGGCACGGCGTTCGGCAACGACCACATCAAGATCCTCCGACGGCTCCTGATGGACAACGGAAGCGCCCGGGTCATCTTCACCTTCGACGGTGACGCAGCAGGCCAGAAGGCCGCGCTGCGCGCCTTCGAGGACGACCAGAAGTTCGCCGCCGAGACCTACATCGCGATCGCCCCGGACAACATGGACCCGTGCGACCTGCGGCTCGCCAAGGGTGACGACGCCGTCCGTGACCTGGTCGAACCCCGCACCCCGCTCTTCGAATTCGCGCTCCGCCAGATCGTCGCCCGGTACGACCTGGAGACTCCCGCCGGCCGGGCCGCCGCCCTCGACGAGGCGGCCGCCGTCGTGGCGAAGATCAAGACGAGCAGTGTGCAGCGCGAGGTGGCCGTCCAGCTCGCCGGGTTCGTCGGCATCCTCGACCAGGAGTTCGTCGTCCACCGGGTCAACCAGCTCGCCCAGTGGGCCCGCGGCCGGGGTGAGCGCGGACCCGCGCCGGGCAAGTCCTCCCGGGGCGGAGCCCCGCAGCACCAGATCCAGGCGCCCACGGCACCCTCCGGCCCCGCGCTCAACCTCCGCAGCCCCGCCCACCGCACGGAGCGCGAGCTGCTGAAGCTCGCCCTGCAGAAGCCCGCACTGGTGTCGCCCGCATTCGACGCCTACGGCATCGACGAGTTCACCGCCCCGCCCTACGCGGCGGTGCGCCAGTGCATCGCGGAGGCGGGCGGCGCCGAGATGGGTGTCGCCGAGACCCGCGAGTACCTCGTCCAGGTGCTCGACGCGACCCCCGACGACACCGTGCGCAAGCTCGTCACCGAGCTCGCGGTCGAGGTCTTCCACGGCAAGTCCATCGACGAGACCTACGCGGGCGAGCACCTGGTCAAGGTCCGCCTGCGCGCCGTCGACCGCAGGATCGACGACGTCCAGGGCAGCCTCGCCCGCCTCGGCAGCAATGTCGCCCCGGACCATCTGGCCGCCGCCCAGAACGAGGTCTGGGTCCTCCAGCAGTACGCCCAGTCGCTGCGGAGCCACGGCGCCGCCGCCCTCTGA
- a CDS encoding NAD(P)/FAD-dependent oxidoreductase, producing MVDAHRTFVIIGGGLAGAKAAETLRAEGFSGRVILIGDERDHPYERPPLSKGYLLGKDERDSVFVHETAWYAAADIELHLGQVVTSVDRAGRSVQLGDNTVVHYDKLLLATGAEPRRLDVPGTDLVGVHHLRRLAHSERLRNVLAALGRDNGHLVIAGAGWIGLEVAAAARGYGAEVTVVAPSATPLHHVVGPEVGQIFTDLHAEHGVRFHFGARLTEITGQDGLVLAARTDDGEEHPAHDVLAAIGAAPRTSLAEAAGLVMAGRSEGGGVAVDASLRTSDPDIYAAGDIASVDHPLFGGRLRVEHWANALNSGPAAAKAMLGQDVSYDRVPYFFSDQYDVGLEYSGWAPPGSYDQVVIRGDAGKREFIAFWLKDRRVLAGMNVNVWDVTESIQKLITAARPVDPDALGDPSVPLDSLL from the coding sequence GTGGTCGACGCACATCGGACGTTCGTCATCATCGGCGGAGGACTCGCCGGAGCGAAGGCGGCCGAGACACTCCGGGCGGAGGGCTTCAGCGGCCGGGTGATCCTCATCGGCGACGAACGAGACCATCCGTACGAGCGGCCTCCGCTGTCCAAGGGCTATCTGCTGGGCAAGGACGAACGGGACTCCGTCTTCGTCCACGAGACCGCCTGGTACGCCGCGGCCGACATCGAGCTCCACCTCGGCCAGGTCGTCACCTCCGTCGACCGGGCCGGCCGGTCCGTGCAGCTCGGCGACAACACGGTCGTGCACTACGACAAGCTGCTGCTCGCCACCGGCGCCGAGCCCCGCCGCCTCGACGTCCCGGGCACCGACCTGGTCGGTGTCCACCACCTGCGCCGTCTCGCCCACTCCGAGAGGCTGCGCAACGTCCTCGCCGCCCTCGGCCGGGACAACGGCCACCTGGTGATCGCCGGAGCCGGCTGGATCGGCCTGGAGGTCGCCGCGGCGGCCCGCGGCTACGGCGCCGAGGTCACCGTCGTCGCGCCCTCCGCGACCCCGCTGCACCACGTCGTCGGCCCGGAGGTCGGCCAGATCTTCACCGATCTGCACGCCGAGCACGGCGTCCGCTTCCACTTCGGCGCCCGCCTCACCGAGATCACCGGACAGGACGGCCTGGTCCTCGCCGCCCGCACCGACGACGGCGAGGAGCACCCCGCCCACGACGTGCTCGCCGCGATCGGCGCGGCTCCGCGCACCTCGCTCGCCGAGGCCGCCGGGCTCGTCATGGCGGGCCGGTCCGAGGGCGGCGGTGTCGCCGTCGACGCCTCCCTGCGCACCTCCGACCCGGACATCTACGCCGCCGGGGACATCGCGTCGGTGGACCATCCGCTCTTCGGCGGCCGGCTGCGCGTGGAGCACTGGGCGAACGCCCTGAACAGCGGCCCCGCCGCCGCGAAGGCCATGCTCGGCCAGGACGTGTCGTACGACCGTGTGCCGTACTTCTTCTCCGACCAGTACGACGTGGGCCTGGAGTACTCCGGCTGGGCGCCGCCCGGTTCGTACGACCAGGTCGTCATCCGAGGCGATGCCGGCAAGCGCGAGTTCATCGCCTTCTGGCTGAAGGACCGCCGGGTCCTCGCCGGGATGAACGTCAATGTGTGGGACGTCACCGAGAGCATCCAGAAGCTGATCACGGCCGCCCGGCCGGTCGACCCGGACGCCCTGGGCGACCCGTCCGTGCCCCTGGATTCCCTGCTCTGA
- a CDS encoding deoxyguanosinetriphosphate triphosphohydrolase yields the protein MDGTHEPRDTPYGAADTERWDTEPDKQPGRTAFQRDRARVLHSAALRRLAGKTQVVTPGTRSRAWDASPRTRLTHSLECAQVGRELGAALGCDPDLVEAACLSHDMGHPPFGHNGEQALNDFASDCGGFEGNAQSLRLLTRLEPKRFVRDPRSGELVSVGLNLTRAALDAATKYPWPRGGHPTDPGSPKFGVYEDDLPVFAWVRENAPQDRKCFEAQVMDWSDDVAYSVHDFEDGLHAGHIDPGCLFAEPERAEIWDVAIGRYVPADTDPQELGDALDRLTAQEWWPHGYDGTAVAQARLKDATSQLIGRFCLAAEAATHAAYGPGRLGRYGAELIVPREVRNECAVLKAVADRYVMQRAEQEVIRAGQRIVIAELAAALTARAPEGLEPQFRALFTAAPDDRARKRVLVDQIAALTDASARSLHGTLTGVGQTGP from the coding sequence ATGGACGGTACGCACGAACCCAGGGACACGCCGTACGGCGCCGCCGACACCGAGCGCTGGGACACCGAGCCCGACAAACAGCCCGGCCGCACCGCGTTCCAGCGTGACCGCGCGAGGGTGCTCCACTCCGCCGCCCTGCGCAGGCTCGCCGGCAAGACCCAGGTCGTCACGCCCGGCACCCGCAGCCGGGCCTGGGACGCCAGCCCCCGTACCCGTCTCACCCACTCCCTGGAATGCGCCCAGGTCGGCCGCGAACTCGGCGCCGCGCTCGGCTGCGACCCCGACCTCGTGGAAGCGGCCTGCCTCTCCCACGACATGGGCCACCCGCCCTTCGGCCACAACGGCGAACAGGCCCTCAACGACTTCGCGTCGGACTGCGGCGGATTCGAGGGGAACGCCCAGTCGCTGCGCCTGCTGACCCGCCTCGAACCCAAGCGCTTCGTCCGCGACCCCCGCAGCGGGGAACTCGTCAGCGTCGGGCTCAACCTGACCCGGGCCGCCCTCGACGCCGCCACCAAGTACCCCTGGCCCCGGGGCGGGCACCCCACCGACCCCGGCTCACCGAAATTCGGGGTGTACGAGGACGACCTGCCGGTCTTCGCCTGGGTCCGCGAGAACGCGCCGCAGGACCGCAAGTGCTTCGAGGCCCAGGTCATGGACTGGTCCGACGACGTCGCCTACTCCGTGCACGACTTCGAGGACGGACTGCACGCCGGACACATCGACCCCGGCTGCCTCTTCGCCGAGCCGGAGCGAGCGGAGATCTGGGACGTGGCCATCGGCCGGTACGTCCCCGCGGACACCGACCCCCAGGAGCTCGGCGACGCCCTGGACCGGCTCACCGCCCAGGAGTGGTGGCCGCACGGCTACGACGGCACGGCGGTCGCCCAGGCCCGGCTGAAGGACGCGACGAGCCAGCTGATCGGCAGGTTCTGCCTCGCAGCCGAGGCCGCGACCCACGCCGCGTACGGGCCCGGACGGCTCGGCAGGTACGGCGCGGAGCTCATCGTCCCGCGCGAGGTCCGCAACGAGTGCGCCGTACTCAAGGCCGTCGCGGACCGTTACGTCATGCAGCGCGCCGAGCAGGAGGTCATCCGCGCCGGTCAGCGGATCGTCATCGCCGAACTCGCCGCCGCCCTCACCGCCCGCGCCCCCGAAGGGCTCGAACCGCAGTTCCGTGCCCTGTTCACGGCGGCCCCCGACGACCGGGCCCGCAAGAGGGTCCTCGTCGACCAGATCGCCGCACTCACGGACGCCTCCGCGCGCTCCCTTCACGGAACACTCACGGGTGTTGGGCAGACTGGACCATGA
- a CDS encoding sirohydrochlorin chelatase — MTEKASEHPREPLPLDSTAQLLTRITSQLGTQLSLVSPNGTRRPMHRIRRSAPTLVAVAHGSRDPRALRTVLELLDRVRELRPLLDVRLGHIELNEPLLPDTLDGIGRGDAVLVPLLLGRGHHVRHDLPLAAAAASHLRTRVAAPLGPHPLLVEALYERLVEAGWPGEDGTGRDTAVVLAAAGSRDPDSDVDARRTAAMLSDRLGGVPVVPAYASAATPDVPTALRGLAARGRHRVAVASYFTAPGRFATVSAAAAPGIAAAPLGAHPAMARLLLHRYDQALASAAAVDGALTHPHLLASA; from the coding sequence ATGACGGAGAAGGCATCGGAACACCCTCGTGAGCCCCTGCCCCTCGACAGCACGGCGCAACTCCTGACCCGCATCACCTCCCAGCTCGGAACCCAGCTCAGCCTCGTCTCCCCGAACGGAACCCGCAGGCCCATGCACCGCATCCGGAGATCCGCACCCACCCTGGTCGCCGTCGCGCACGGCAGCCGGGACCCGCGTGCCCTGCGCACCGTCCTGGAGCTCCTGGACCGGGTGCGGGAGCTGCGGCCCCTCCTCGACGTCCGGCTCGGCCACATCGAGCTCAACGAACCGTTGCTGCCGGACACACTGGACGGCATCGGGCGGGGCGACGCCGTCCTCGTGCCGCTGCTGCTCGGCCGCGGCCACCACGTCCGGCACGACCTGCCCCTCGCAGCCGCCGCCGCGAGTCACCTGCGGACACGTGTGGCGGCCCCGCTCGGACCGCACCCGCTGCTCGTGGAGGCCCTGTACGAGCGACTCGTCGAGGCCGGCTGGCCGGGCGAGGACGGCACGGGCCGCGACACCGCCGTCGTGCTCGCCGCCGCCGGTTCACGCGACCCCGACTCCGACGTCGACGCGCGCCGTACCGCCGCCATGCTCAGCGACCGCCTCGGCGGGGTCCCCGTCGTACCCGCGTACGCCTCGGCGGCCACGCCCGACGTGCCGACGGCCCTGCGCGGGCTCGCCGCCCGTGGCCGCCACCGCGTCGCCGTCGCCTCGTACTTCACGGCGCCCGGCCGCTTCGCGACCGTCTCGGCCGCAGCCGCACCGGGCATCGCCGCCGCACCGCTCGGCGCGCACCCCGCGATGGCACGCCTCCTGCTGCACCGCTACGACCAGGCCCTGGCCTCCGCGGCGGCCGTCGACGGCGCCCTGACGCACCCGCACCTCCTGGCCTCCGCCTGA
- a CDS encoding SanA/YdcF family protein, producing the protein MRLRTLTGLGRARLRALAGLVTARPRLPRTRRGQRRLTQALMVVCALALAPATWLHTTADARVRTAADAPAQQVAVVFGAGLREGRPSPYLAHRLDAAAELYRAGKVRVVLVTGDNSRVEYDEPDAMRTYLTARGVPDGRIVSDYAGFDTWDSCVRAKRIFGVDRAVLVSQGFHIRRAIALCRSAGIDAYGVGVDAVHDVTWYYGGAREVFAAGKALLDVVFEPDPHFLGPREPGVTEALAGDLTAAGGAG; encoded by the coding sequence ATGCGGCTGAGGACACTGACGGGGCTCGGCCGTGCGCGGCTGCGGGCCCTGGCAGGGCTGGTGACCGCGCGGCCCCGGCTGCCGCGGACCCGTCGGGGGCAGCGGCGGCTGACACAGGCGCTGATGGTCGTCTGCGCGCTGGCGCTGGCGCCCGCGACATGGCTGCACACCACCGCCGACGCCCGGGTGCGGACGGCGGCCGACGCTCCGGCGCAGCAGGTCGCCGTGGTGTTCGGGGCGGGGCTGCGGGAAGGCCGTCCGTCCCCGTACCTCGCGCACCGGCTGGACGCCGCCGCCGAGCTGTACAGGGCCGGGAAGGTCCGGGTCGTGCTCGTGACCGGGGACAACAGCCGCGTGGAGTACGACGAACCGGATGCCATGCGCACGTATCTCACCGCGCGCGGGGTGCCGGACGGCCGGATCGTCAGCGACTACGCGGGCTTCGACACCTGGGACTCGTGCGTCCGGGCCAAGAGGATATTCGGGGTCGACCGGGCCGTCCTGGTGAGCCAGGGCTTCCACATACGCCGGGCGATCGCCCTGTGCCGGTCGGCCGGGATCGACGCGTACGGGGTGGGGGTCGACGCCGTACACGATGTGACCTGGTACTACGGCGGGGCGCGGGAGGTGTTCGCGGCGGGCAAGGCGCTCCTGGACGTCGTGTTCGAGCCGGATCCGCACTTCCTGGGGCCACGGGAGCCGGGGGTGACGGAGGCGCTCGCGGGTGACCTCACGGCGGCGGGCGGGGCGGGCTGA